One region of Cucurbita pepo subsp. pepo cultivar mu-cu-16 chromosome LG03, ASM280686v2, whole genome shotgun sequence genomic DNA includes:
- the LOC111790349 gene encoding protein COBRA-like: protein MAVPIYRLPSLFALLAIFVAFSTFLASTEAYDPLDPNGNVTVKWDVINWTPDGYVAVVTLYNFQQYRHIQAPGWSLQWKWAKKEVIWSMLGGQTTEQGDCSRYKGNIPHCCKRDPTVVDLLPGTPYNQQIANCCKGGVLNSWVQDPVTAVSSFQLSVGAAGTSNKTVRLPKNFTLKAPGPGYTCGPAKIVKPSKFISADKRRVTQALMTWNVTCTYSQFLAQKTPTCCVSLSSFYNDTIVSCPKCSCGCQSNLNDPQSCVEPNSLHLASVVTGASSRSSKNNVAPLVQCTSHMCPIRVHWHVKINYKEYWRVKITITNFNYVMNYTNWNLVVQHPNFDNLTQIFSFNYKSINPYGTINDTAILWGVKFYNDLLMQAGPLGNVQTELLFQKDQSTFTFDKGWAFPRRIYFNGDNCVMPPPEAYPYLPNTGSKHGVSMFTMLLLISLTLLSFHHLFT, encoded by the exons ATGGCTGTACCCATTTACAGATTACCTTCTCTCTTTGCCCTTCTCGCCATATTTGTTGCCTTCTCCACCTTTCTTGCTTCCACAG AAGCATATGACCCACTTGATCCAAATGGAAACGTTACTGTCAAATGGGATGTTATAAACTGGACTCCTGATGGCTATGTT GCTGTGGTTACTCTGTACAATTTCCAACAATATCGTCATATTCAAGCACCGGGATGGTCTCTGCAATGGAAATGGGCAAAGAAAGAGGTCATATGGAGCATGTTGGGAGGCCAAACAACAGAGCAAGGTGATTGTTCTAGATATAAAGGCAACATCCCTCATTGCTGCAAGAGGGATCCGACCGTTGTCGATTTACTGCCCGGAACTCCTTATAACCAGCAGATTGCTAATTGCTGCAAAGGTGGAGTTCTCAACTCCTGGGTGCAAGATCCTGTTACTGCAGTGAGCTCATTTCAGCTCAGTGTTGGTGCTGCTGGAACCTCGAATAAAACTGTTCGTCTGCCGAAGAACTTCACCCTAAAAGCACCCGGGCCTGGTTATACTTGTGGACCGGCAAAAATCGTTAAACCGAGTAAATTCATTTCAGCTGACAAACGGAGAGTTACACAGGCCTTGA TGACATGGAATGTTACGTGCACATATTCGCAATTTCTGGCTCAAAAAACTCCGACTTGCTGTGTTTCACTGTCGTCGTTTTACAACGATACAATTGTTTCTTGCCCAAAATGCTCCTGTGGCTGCCAAAGCAACTTGAATGATCCCCAAAGTTGTGTGGA GCCAAATTCTCTTCACTTGGCCTCCGTTGTTACGGGTGCTAGTTCTCGTTCTAGCAAGAACAATGTGGCACCTTTGGTTCAGTGTACCAGCCACATGTGCCCTATCCGAGTTCACTGGCATGTGAAGATCAACTATAAGGAGTACTGGCGTGTGAAGATCACGattacaaatttcaattaCGTGATGAACTATACAAATTGGAACTTAGTTGTCCAACATCCTAACTTCGACAATCTTACTCAGATTTTCAGCTTCAACTACAAGTCGATCAATCCATACGGAACGATAA ATGATACTGCAATCCTGTGGGGAGTCAAGTTCTACAATGATTTACTCATGCAAGCAGGCCCGCTTGGCAACGTGCAGACGGAGTTACTTTTCCAGAAGGATCAATCGACTTTCACATTCGATAAGGGCTGGGCTTTCCCTCGAAGGATCTATTTCAATGGTGACAATTGTGTTATGCCTCCTCCAGAGGCCTATCCCTACTTACCGAACACAGGTTCTAAGCACGGTGTCTCGATGTTTACTATGTTGTTGCTGATTTCCTTGACTCTATTGTCCTTCCACCATTTGTTTACATAA